The genomic region CTCGCTACCGAAACGGGAACGCGTGTCACCTTCATCGCGCTCGATGGTGAGGTCCTGGGCGACAGCCACGAAGAATCCTCCGTGATGGAGAATCATCTCTTCCGCCCGGAGGTGGCTCAGGCGTTAGCCTCCGGCAGCGGCCAAATCATCCGGCTCAGCCCGACGCTAAAGGTTCCGATGATCTATCTCGCGCAACAGGCCTATGCGGCAAGCGATACGGCAACCGGCAGCGTTCCCATTCTGCTGCGAATAGCAATGCCGGTCAAGCGGATCGATGAAGCCTTGAATCGTGCTCGCCCGGCCTTCTTCATCTCGCTGACGGTTGTATTGCTGCTTATGGCGTCGATCTATTTCGCGCTGACAAGGCGAGTGTTGAAGCCGCTAAAGGAAATGGAGACTACCGCATTGGCACTGGCGCGAGGAGACTACAACCAACGAACAAGGCCATCCGAAGTTGCCGAGTTGGCTTCAGTCTCCGAAGCGCTTAATCGAATCGCAGTCGAATCCGCCGCCCGCATTGAGCAGATTGTAAGTCAGAAACACCAATTAGAGACGGTGCTCGGTTCAATGGTCGAGGGCGTCATTGCGGTCGATGCCGATGACCGTATCATCAGTCTAAACCAGTCGGCAGGAAGATTATTCGGGCTTAGCAGCACTGCAGCATTCGGGCAAAACCTGACCGGCCTCCTGCGCTACCCGGTCTTGCAGCAACTTAGGGAGCAGGTCGCGCGCAGCGGGATCACCATGCAGGAGGAGTTCACCGTTGAGCCTGACAATCGAATAGTGCAGGTGCGCTGCTCGCCTCTGGGCAAGGCAATCCCGCCGGGAGGTGGGATGCTGCTGGTCTTCGACGACATTACTCAAATCCGGCACCTTGAGACAGTGCGTCGAGATTTCGTAGGAAACGTCTCACACGAACTGCGGACGCCGCTCACATCGCTCAAGGGGGCTCTTGAAGCATTGTCTCAGGGAGACTTTCCCGTCTCGGCAGACCGTATGAAGTTCCAGGTGATGGCCGAGCGGCAGGTCGATAGGATGAACGCGATTATCGAAGATCTTCTTACACTGGCAAGGATCGAGCAAGATCAGGCAAGCGGCCATCTTAGATTGGAACTCTGCCGGATTCGAGATGTCATAGACGATGCAATTAGTAACTGCCTGCGTAAAGCCGAGGCGCGTAGTATCACACTACAGGCTGAAGGACCCGTGGATCTGATGGCGATGGCTAATCCCTCACTGCTCGAACAAGCCTTGGTCAATCTGATTGACAACGCACTCAAACACAGCATCCCGACAGGATTGGTGAGGGTTAGCGCAGCCCGCGTCCAGGACGGTGTCGAGATTTCGGTTCAGGACCAGGGAATAGGTATCGAAGAGCAGTATCTGTCGCGACTTTTCGAGCGCTTTTATAGGGTCGATCGCGACCGAAGCCGCAAGATGGGGGGGACGGGGTTGGGCCTGGCTATCGTCAAGCATATCGTTCAGGCGCACGGCGGGCGGATCGAGGTCGAAAGCAAGGTCGGGCAGGGAAGCGTATTCAGGATCAGGCTTCTTGAGGATTGATGACGCAGATAGTAAGTTTGGGGTGCCTGTCACCTATTGGGGGAACAATCCGGCGATTCTTTCGTATCAACTTGTGAGGGGGGACACAGACGTCTGTCAATGTGGAGGGTATCATATGAATCATCAACCGTCCGACACGATACCTTCACCCCGAACCGAATGAGGTGTCGCCGTCGGACGACCGAAGGACAGGGACGTCATTCCGCCCGACGGCCCTGTCCCTCACCTTAGATCGCTCCCGGTGTCGCGGCACCGGGAGCGGCGTTTTTTGAATGCAGTGTGGAATACTGAATACTGAATGCGGAATTCGGAGTGTGGAATCTGGAGTGCCGTCACTCACTTCACTTGGAATGACTCCCACATTCTTAATTCTTAATTCTTCACTTCCTATACCCCCGGTCTTTCGGGAATTCGGGCATATCGGGAACCGTCATCGGCTCCTTCTCGATCTTGTCGAGGAGATACTTTATGGTGTAGTCGAGTGACGGGTCTTTGCCCTGCATTGTCGAAGCCGGGTCATCGACGACCTCGATATCGGGATCGGTGCCCCAGCCTTCGATGAGCCATTTCCGGTCGCTGACGCCCCAGCCTGTGAACTCAGGTTGGGTTACCATTCCGCGATCTACCAACGGCTTGTCGCCCCGGATGCCGACCCAACCGCCCCAGGTGCGGGTTCCGATTACCGGTCCTAACTTCAGACGCTTGAAGCCTTCGGTGAAGGTTTCGCCGTCGGATCCGGTCTCGCCGTTTGAAACGGCGGCCAAATGACCGTAGAAGGCGGTCGATGGGCTGCGATAACGGAGACCGTGCCGGGCCATCCCGGCGCTGACGAGGTTGCGGTCCAGGTGCGCCAGGATCATTTCGGCAACAAATCCGCCTCCATTGTAGCGGACGTCCATGATGAGCGCCTGTTTGGTGTGTTGCGGCTGATATCCGGCGGTGAACTGCGATAGACCTGCTCCGCCCATATTGGTCAGATGGATGTAGCCGATCTTCCCGCCCGACTTCTCCTCCACATAGCGTTTGCGTCCGTCAACCCAGTCATTGTAGCGGAGCGCGGCTTCACTCGCGAGCGGCTTGACAACAACATTGCGCGCTGCATCGAGGGAGGGTGTGCTGTTCAGCGATATTTGGGTGATGCGGTCGGCAGTGCCAAGCAGGAGTTCGAAGTAATCAGGCACGGAATTGGTCGAGCGGCCGTTGATGGCAACGATGTACTCTCCGGCTTTGGCGTCGATGCCGGGCGCGGCAAGCGGGCTGGTTGCGTTAGGCTCCCACGGACGTCCGGTGATCACCTGGTCGATCCGGATAAAGCCTGTGGCGTCCCGCGAGGCATCGATCCCCAGCAAGCCGGACGGGCGATGTTTGGCGCCTTTGACATCTCCGCCCCAGACATAGGTGTGCGAACAGTTCAACTCGGCGAAGAGTTCCCCAATCAGATCGTTCAACTCACCGCGGGTCGAAATGCGTGCGGCAAGCGGGCGGTACTTGGCGCGGATCGCCTTCCAGTCCACTCCGTGCATATTGGGATCCCAGAAGAAGTCGCGCTGCAAGCGCCAGGCTTCGTCGAATATCTGCTGCCATTCAGCGCGGACATCGAGGCGCATTTCCCAGCCGCCTAATTCGACCTTTTTCGAATCCTCCTTGTCGCCTCGGCCACCTCGACCGCCTCCTCCGCCATCGCTACCCTCTTCATCGACACCCATCAAGGTGAATTCGCCCTTTTGGCGATAGACCAGTTTCTTGCCACCTATGGCGAGATCGTAACTGTCGATTCCTTCGACCGCAACCTTGTCCTTCTTCTTCTTCAAGTCGAAGCGGTGCAG from Calditrichota bacterium harbors:
- a CDS encoding HAMP domain-containing protein, coding for MSISSHSVGSWASMADWSKQCVALAIAGKDNSVKRRRPLALILLTPLLVVMVVVIIFLTWIATRTTHRLYEDQIQFDLTGIANLTGRILSMTPDSSDSLQTLARRLATETGTRVTFIALDGEVLGDSHEESSVMENHLFRPEVAQALASGSGQIIRLSPTLKVPMIYLAQQAYAASDTATGSVPILLRIAMPVKRIDEALNRARPAFFISLTVVLLLMASIYFALTRRVLKPLKEMETTALALARGDYNQRTRPSEVAELASVSEALNRIAVESAARIEQIVSQKHQLETVLGSMVEGVIAVDADDRIISLNQSAGRLFGLSSTAAFGQNLTGLLRYPVLQQLREQVARSGITMQEEFTVEPDNRIVQVRCSPLGKAIPPGGGMLLVFDDITQIRHLETVRRDFVGNVSHELRTPLTSLKGALEALSQGDFPVSADRMKFQVMAERQVDRMNAIIEDLLTLARIEQDQASGHLRLELCRIRDVIDDAISNCLRKAEARSITLQAEGPVDLMAMANPSLLEQALVNLIDNALKHSIPTGLVRVSAARVQDGVEISVQDQGIGIEEQYLSRLFERFYRVDRDRSRKMGGTGLGLAIVKHIVQAHGGRIEVESKVGQGSVFRIRLLED